The following coding sequences are from one Blastocatellia bacterium window:
- a CDS encoding tetratricopeptide repeat protein, with amino-acid sequence MVGSKWVAVYAILSLFSPVVSNQDAWKHLELSFSAGTGVAEEFVMPRGQVRKIFYPGEEIRVRISLYNHMEEEVWVNLPETKITQHFAIEWVEVPDKRLRARPSLQLGKVYKGGDIQPSAEIENVIKLGPREMITTEGTFPARNMSVLVPGEYEIKVTYVVPPEIEQQLRRLGQRIVVHEQSFRFEFRKPTTVEDQLEIMHRAAVLHYLSKNYEEAIAKVKQLLAVYPNSSAAYTLLGNISFEKGDYLQAIKHDEKAIELLESGADVIRLRFRAADHNKDHLTGFLKGRIQASRERLQRR; translated from the coding sequence ATGGTAGGAAGTAAGTGGGTTGCAGTTTATGCGATTTTGAGTCTATTTTCACCCGTTGTTAGTAATCAAGATGCGTGGAAGCACCTTGAGTTGAGCTTCTCGGCAGGTACTGGTGTGGCTGAGGAGTTTGTCATGCCGCGCGGCCAAGTTCGCAAAATTTTTTATCCAGGGGAAGAAATCAGGGTTCGGATTAGCCTGTATAATCACATGGAAGAGGAAGTATGGGTGAATTTACCAGAGACCAAGATCACGCAGCATTTTGCTATTGAGTGGGTTGAAGTGCCTGACAAGCGGTTGCGAGCCCGCCCCAGTCTCCAGCTAGGGAAAGTGTACAAAGGCGGGGATATCCAACCCTCAGCCGAGATTGAGAATGTGATTAAACTAGGGCCAAGAGAGATGATTACAACTGAAGGGACGTTCCCTGCGAGGAATATGTCAGTTTTAGTCCCAGGCGAATATGAGATCAAGGTAACGTATGTCGTTCCCCCGGAGATTGAGCAACAGCTACGGCGGTTAGGCCAGAGGATAGTGGTACACGAGCAAAGTTTCAGATTCGAGTTTAGGAAACCGACTACTGTTGAAGATCAATTGGAGATCATGCATAGAGCCGCAGTGCTCCACTATCTCAGTAAGAACTATGAAGAAGCAATAGCGAAGGTAAAGCAGTTGCTCGCCGTCTATCCGAACAGTTCCGCTGCTTATACTTTGCTTGGGAACATCAGTTTTGAGAAAGGCGACTACTTGCAAGCTATCAAGCATGATGAAAAGGCTATAGAGTTGCTTGAATCGGGTGCTGATGTGATTAGGCTGAGGTTTAGAGCGGCTGACCATAATAAAGATCATTTAACTGGATTTCTTAAAGGGAGAATCCAAGCGTCGAGGGAACGGCTTCAGCGCCGATAA